One Methanoculleus sp. 7T genomic window carries:
- the ribC gene encoding riboflavin synthase, whose amino-acid sequence MKIGIADTTFARIDMGRIAIDEIRKHASVGIERYVVPGVKDLPVACKKLIEERGCDLVMALGMPGGAEKDKVCAHEASQGLILCQLLTNKHVIEVFVHEDEAKDAKELAWLMEQRTREHAANAVRLAFYPKELEKLAGTGQRQGFEDVGPARP is encoded by the coding sequence ATGAAGATCGGGATCGCCGACACGACGTTTGCCCGTATAGACATGGGCAGGATCGCCATCGACGAGATCCGGAAGCATGCAAGCGTGGGGATCGAGCGCTACGTCGTCCCCGGCGTCAAAGACCTCCCTGTGGCGTGCAAGAAACTGATCGAGGAGCGGGGATGCGACCTCGTCATGGCGCTCGGGATGCCCGGGGGAGCGGAGAAGGATAAGGTCTGCGCCCACGAGGCCTCCCAGGGCCTCATCCTCTGTCAGCTCCTGACCAACAAACACGTCATCGAGGTCTTCGTCCACGAGGACGAGGCGAAGGATGCAAAGGAACTTGCGTGGCTGATGGAGCAGCGGACTCGTGAACATGCCGCAAACGCCGTCCGGCTTGCGTTCTACCCGAAGGAACTCGAGAAACTCGCCGGGACCGGGCAGCGGCAGGGGTTCGAGGACGTCGGGCCGGCGCGCCCCTGA
- a CDS encoding pyridoxal-phosphate-dependent aminotransferase family protein: MEHEPLLMIPGPVPVPQRVRAAMTRQAINHRGPEFGAAYADCVRILKTLFGTTNELYIISGSGSAGMEAGVANFARDRRIVSLVNGKFGDRFAKIGERYGSSVTALESEWGTPVDLAALERELEAGAEVVTMVHNETSAGIKNPAPEVGKLARKHDALFIMDGVTSIGGDDVQMDKWGVDIAVVGSQKCLAAPAGLAAIAVGERAWDRISEKRPFYLDMAAYRKSGSGNPMETPYTPAVPLFLALHEACKMIEEEGVPARIARHRLMAEAVRAAAKGWGVDLFPKLDAHHAYSNTATAMRIPAGVTDKDLRGTVKKFGIEIAGGQDHLKGKIFRIGTMGGVGAQEILATLAAVQYALRKSGFEAGDGVEAAAEVLLG; this comes from the coding sequence ATGGAACATGAACCACTCCTGATGATCCCCGGGCCGGTACCCGTCCCACAACGAGTACGCGCCGCAATGACGCGGCAGGCCATCAACCACCGCGGTCCCGAGTTCGGGGCTGCATATGCGGACTGCGTTCGGATACTAAAGACCCTTTTCGGCACCACAAACGAACTCTACATCATCAGCGGCTCGGGAAGCGCCGGGATGGAGGCCGGCGTCGCCAACTTTGCGCGGGACAGAAGGATCGTCTCGCTTGTGAACGGCAAGTTCGGCGACCGATTCGCAAAGATCGGAGAGCGCTACGGCAGCAGCGTCACCGCCCTCGAATCTGAGTGGGGCACCCCGGTCGACCTCGCCGCCCTCGAGCGTGAACTCGAGGCCGGAGCCGAGGTCGTCACGATGGTCCACAACGAGACGAGCGCCGGGATCAAGAACCCCGCCCCCGAGGTCGGGAAACTCGCCCGGAAGCACGACGCCCTCTTCATCATGGACGGGGTCACCTCCATCGGCGGCGACGACGTCCAGATGGACAAATGGGGTGTGGATATCGCCGTCGTCGGCTCACAGAAGTGCCTCGCCGCCCCGGCCGGCCTCGCGGCCATCGCCGTCGGCGAGCGCGCCTGGGACCGGATATCGGAGAAGCGCCCCTTCTACCTCGACATGGCCGCCTACCGCAAGAGCGGGAGCGGCAACCCGATGGAGACCCCCTATACCCCGGCGGTCCCGCTCTTCCTCGCACTGCACGAGGCGTGCAAGATGATCGAGGAAGAAGGCGTTCCGGCGAGGATCGCCCGCCACCGCCTGATGGCTGAGGCCGTCCGCGCCGCGGCGAAGGGGTGGGGCGTCGACCTCTTCCCGAAGCTCGACGCACACCACGCCTACTCGAACACCGCTACCGCCATGCGGATCCCGGCCGGCGTCACCGACAAGGACCTGCGCGGGACGGTCAAGAAGTTCGGCATCGAGATCGCCGGCGGTCAGGACCACCTGAAGGGCAAGATCTTCCGGATCGGCACCATGGGCGGGGTCGGAGCGCAGGAGATCCTCGCCACCCTCGCAGCCGTCCAGTACGCCCTTCGCAAGTCCGGTTTTGAGGCAGGCGACGGCGTCGAGGCGGCTGCCGAGGTGCTGCTCGGATGA
- a CDS encoding YunC family protein, whose protein sequence is MAQQILCHQRTRLSYKDAFGYVIPVGDTSLMAWVTDEGMIGTDGFDIETLANFGVPAAIVGVSEESTLENLDDLMDAEVKAANLPAVQRRIEIGMSGREALNRM, encoded by the coding sequence ATGGCTCAGCAGATCCTATGTCACCAGAGGACGCGGCTCAGTTACAAAGACGCGTTTGGGTATGTCATCCCGGTCGGGGACACCAGCCTGATGGCTTGGGTGACCGATGAGGGGATGATCGGGACCGACGGGTTCGATATCGAGACGCTGGCGAACTTCGGGGTTCCTGCGGCGATTGTAGGCGTCTCGGAGGAATCGACCCTGGAGAACCTCGACGACCTGATGGATGCCGAGGTAAAGGCGGCGAACCTCCCGGCGGTACAGCGCCGCATCGAGATCGGGATGTCTGGGAGGGAAGCCTTAAACAGGATGTGA
- a CDS encoding flavodoxin family protein codes for MKVLGISGSMRKTGNTALLVTTILNRVREAGIETEYLTLADMDIRPCTGCEACREAKWCVTEEDDWGRVAEKMIECEVLVLGAPTYYYDINGQTKNLIDRTYSLYHDRRLAGRKAVAVAVCADRGGERSLETIEGFLNSHEFSYLGYVCGRGYAPGDVRKDERAMKRAREVANKIIGYLRPED; via the coding sequence ATGAAAGTTCTTGGGATCTCCGGCAGTATGCGCAAGACCGGCAACACCGCACTGCTGGTCACCACCATCCTCAACCGGGTGCGGGAGGCGGGCATCGAGACCGAGTATCTGACGCTCGCCGATATGGACATCCGGCCCTGCACCGGCTGCGAGGCCTGCAGGGAGGCAAAATGGTGCGTGACCGAGGAGGACGACTGGGGCCGCGTAGCGGAGAAGATGATCGAGTGCGAGGTGCTGGTCCTCGGCGCCCCGACATACTACTACGACATCAACGGCCAGACAAAGAACCTGATCGACCGGACCTACTCCCTCTACCACGACAGGAGGCTTGCGGGCAGAAAGGCGGTTGCGGTCGCCGTCTGCGCCGACCGCGGGGGCGAGCGCTCCCTCGAGACCATAGAGGGGTTCTTAAACTCCCACGAGTTCTCGTACCTCGGCTACGTCTGCGGCAGGGGGTATGCGCCGGGCGACGTGAGAAAGGACGAGCGGGCGATGAAGAGAGCCCGGGAGGTCGCGAATAAGATCATCGGTTACCTCAGGCCTGAGGACTGA
- the cofH gene encoding 5-amino-6-(D-ribitylamino)uracil--L-tyrosine 4-hydroxyphenyl transferase CofH has translation MTTPPLRELLDDALGGHRLTEEEAVLLMKTHDRGVFLVAAAADAARERAVGDRVTYVRNQNINVTNLCVNACGFCGFSRKPGDADAFCHDEAAVRAKARAAVSRSVTEVCTVSGLHPDFNAQSYVDIISWIRDEAPAVHIHASNPMEVAYAAKKSGLSTREVLERMAAAGLSTLCGTAAEVLADPVRRVICPGKIDTATWVRIIREAHDLGIRSTATIMYGHCESVEDRARHLGILREIQDDTGGFTEFVPLSFVHQNTPLYRAGLARPGATGREDILMVAASRLFLDNVRNIQASWVKLGPKMAQMMLLSGANDLGGTMFEESISRSAGALNTDYLDPSDMRRMAEDLGRRLMQRTTTYDLLPG, from the coding sequence ATGACGACGCCACCCCTGCGAGAGCTGCTCGACGATGCGCTCGGCGGTCATCGGCTCACCGAGGAGGAGGCGGTGCTGCTGATGAAGACCCACGACCGGGGCGTCTTTCTCGTTGCGGCCGCTGCCGACGCGGCCCGGGAGCGCGCAGTCGGCGATCGGGTCACGTATGTCAGGAACCAGAATATCAACGTGACCAACCTCTGCGTCAATGCCTGCGGGTTCTGTGGTTTCTCACGAAAACCCGGCGACGCCGATGCTTTTTGCCATGACGAAGCCGCCGTGCGGGCGAAGGCCCGGGCGGCGGTGAGCCGCAGCGTGACCGAGGTCTGCACGGTGAGCGGCCTCCACCCTGATTTCAACGCCCAATCCTACGTCGATATCATATCCTGGATACGAGACGAAGCCCCCGCCGTCCACATCCACGCGAGCAACCCGATGGAGGTGGCGTATGCCGCGAAGAAGAGCGGTCTCTCCACGCGGGAGGTGCTGGAGCGGATGGCGGCCGCGGGCCTTTCGACGCTCTGCGGGACCGCGGCCGAGGTTCTGGCGGACCCGGTCAGGCGTGTGATCTGTCCGGGGAAGATCGATACCGCGACCTGGGTCCGGATCATCCGAGAGGCGCACGACCTCGGGATCCGTTCGACGGCGACGATCATGTACGGCCACTGCGAGTCAGTGGAGGACCGGGCCCGGCACCTCGGGATCCTCCGGGAGATCCAGGACGATACCGGGGGGTTCACCGAGTTCGTGCCCCTCTCGTTCGTCCACCAAAACACTCCTCTCTACCGGGCGGGGCTCGCCCGGCCCGGGGCGACCGGGAGGGAGGATATCCTGATGGTCGCGGCATCCAGGCTCTTCCTCGATAACGTCAGAAATATCCAGGCCTCTTGGGTGAAACTAGGGCCGAAGATGGCCCAGATGATGCTCCTTTCCGGCGCGAACGACCTCGGGGGGACGATGTTTGAGGAGAGCATCTCCCGGAGCGCCGGTGCCTTGAACACCGATTACCTGGACCCGAGCGATATGCGGCGGATGGCCGAGGACCTGGGACGGCGGCTCATGCAACGGACGACGACATACGACCTGCTGCCCGGCTGA
- a CDS encoding DUF1328 domain-containing protein — translation MVNGLIGLAILFFVLALVFALLGARGVAGMSMSIAKWLVIIFIVLAIISLLL, via the coding sequence ATGGTAAACGGTCTTATCGGGCTTGCAATCCTCTTCTTCGTACTGGCACTTGTCTTTGCCTTACTCGGAGCACGAGGCGTTGCGGGGATGTCGATGTCGATCGCAAAGTGGCTGGTCATCATCTTCATAGTCCTCGCGATCATATCGCTGCTGCTCTGA
- a CDS encoding S24/S26 family peptidase translates to MSNTTWLQRAASALAAFRESDHPAVSLGRDLLWVVAVVGGIALVLFLVAGTWPAVVTIESESMVPNMNVGDLVLVVDEDRFGELVTWAEGQRTGHSSFGNYGDVIVYRPNGADSVHPIIHRAMTYVDTAAVEESGLAQFYANPHGGYITKGDNNPYIDQGNLRIPGVGVVEPVEKEWIVGKALVAVPLIGYLPLHLAEFAVIVIVIIIIHDFVLARRKEKDE, encoded by the coding sequence ATGTCGAATACCACATGGCTGCAGCGTGCAGCATCGGCCCTCGCGGCGTTCCGGGAGAGCGACCACCCGGCCGTCTCTCTCGGCCGGGACCTCCTCTGGGTCGTCGCGGTCGTCGGCGGCATCGCCCTCGTTCTCTTCCTCGTTGCCGGCACATGGCCGGCGGTGGTCACGATCGAGTCCGAGAGCATGGTCCCGAATATGAACGTCGGGGACCTGGTGCTGGTCGTCGACGAGGACCGGTTCGGCGAGCTCGTAACCTGGGCCGAAGGGCAGCGGACCGGGCATTCGTCCTTTGGAAACTACGGCGACGTGATCGTCTATCGGCCGAACGGCGCCGATTCGGTCCACCCGATCATTCACCGGGCGATGACCTACGTCGATACCGCCGCCGTGGAGGAGTCCGGGCTTGCGCAGTTCTATGCAAACCCGCACGGCGGCTACATCACCAAGGGGGACAACAACCCGTATATCGACCAGGGGAACCTCAGGATCCCCGGCGTCGGGGTGGTCGAGCCGGTCGAGAAGGAGTGGATCGTCGGGAAAGCCCTTGTCGCGGTGCCGCTCATCGGCTACCTGCCCCTGCACCTCGCCGAGTTCGCCGTCATCGTCATCGTCATCATCATCATCCACGACTTCGTCCTTGCGCGGCGAAAAGAGAAAGACGAATAA
- the thiC gene encoding phosphomethylpyrimidine synthase ThiC — MFLMHTLALACLRGVPPEVETIAREEGLVPHHAARAVARGRIVIPANPGRPHRLCAIGEGCRVRVNVNVGTSGARCDEDLEVEKAKAALREGADALMDLSTGGDLPRIRRRILALDAPVGTVPIYEAVRRAGSAADVDADLLFTVIREHCRQGVDFLTLHCGVNRDALASLQADPRTMGVVSRGGAFHVAMMAATGEENPLYAEYDYLLEILAEHDVVISLGDGMRPGALVDATRLAKTTEYLTLGHLAKRALAAGVQRMIEGPGHIPADQVGYNVRMIKELTDGAPLYLLGPLVTDVAPGYDHVVGAIGGAIACMHGADFLCMVSPSEHLALPDLHDIVEGTRVARIAAHVGNLSRNAGSTKNREIRMAEARRSLDWGKQFEAALIPEEARRIHERDGDLDTCSMCGDLCAIKMVRDILKAPEEHMDP; from the coding sequence ATGTTTCTTATGCATACCCTTGCTCTAGCATGCCTGCGTGGGGTTCCCCCCGAGGTGGAGACGATCGCCCGTGAGGAGGGCCTCGTCCCGCACCACGCCGCACGGGCAGTTGCCCGCGGCCGGATTGTCATCCCGGCGAACCCCGGAAGACCGCACCGGCTCTGCGCCATCGGCGAGGGCTGCAGGGTGCGGGTCAACGTGAACGTCGGGACATCGGGCGCCCGGTGCGATGAGGACCTTGAGGTCGAGAAGGCGAAGGCGGCCCTCCGTGAGGGCGCGGACGCGTTGATGGACCTCTCGACCGGCGGCGATCTGCCCCGTATCAGGCGCCGGATCCTCGCTCTCGACGCACCTGTCGGCACGGTCCCGATCTACGAAGCGGTTCGGCGGGCCGGAAGCGCGGCGGACGTCGACGCCGACCTTCTCTTCACGGTGATCCGGGAGCACTGCCGGCAAGGGGTGGACTTCCTGACCCTGCACTGCGGTGTGAACCGCGACGCCCTCGCATCGCTCCAGGCCGATCCCCGAACGATGGGCGTCGTCAGCCGCGGCGGGGCCTTCCACGTGGCGATGATGGCCGCGACCGGCGAAGAGAACCCGCTCTATGCCGAGTACGACTACCTGCTCGAGATCCTTGCCGAGCACGACGTGGTCATAAGCCTCGGCGACGGGATGCGCCCCGGTGCGCTCGTCGACGCCACCCGTCTCGCGAAGACGACCGAGTACCTGACGCTCGGGCACCTGGCGAAGCGGGCGCTCGCCGCCGGGGTGCAGCGGATGATCGAGGGGCCGGGGCACATCCCTGCCGATCAGGTCGGCTACAATGTCCGGATGATCAAGGAACTGACCGACGGCGCCCCGCTCTACCTGCTCGGCCCCCTCGTGACCGACGTGGCGCCCGGCTACGACCATGTGGTGGGGGCGATCGGCGGTGCGATCGCCTGCATGCACGGCGCCGACTTCCTCTGCATGGTCTCTCCGAGCGAACATCTGGCGCTCCCCGACCTCCACGACATCGTGGAGGGGACGAGGGTGGCGAGGATCGCCGCGCACGTCGGGAACCTCTCTCGGAACGCCGGGAGCACCAAAAACCGCGAGATCCGGATGGCGGAGGCGCGCCGGAGCCTCGATTGGGGGAAGCAGTTCGAAGCGGCGCTCATTCCGGAGGAGGCCCGGCGCATCCACGAGCGGGACGGGGACCTCGACACCTGCTCGATGTGCGGCGACCTCTGCGCCATAAAGATGGTGCGGGATATCCTCAAGGCTCCGGAAGAGCATATGGACCCGTGA
- a CDS encoding GIY-YIG nuclease family protein, which produces MDKGVYALILENPRREVRVGALGVREFAAGRHIYIGSARGSGGLARADRHVRLARFRDRSPRWHIDYLLLDSGFTLAAVLTAATDRDCECDLARAVGGNSVSRFGCSDCACPSHLFYRPEDPVPEVLDAFARLNLAVRITTIKNEGRMQ; this is translated from the coding sequence ATGGATAAAGGAGTCTACGCCCTCATCCTCGAAAATCCACGCCGGGAGGTCAGAGTCGGCGCCTTGGGGGTGCGGGAGTTCGCCGCAGGCCGGCATATCTACATCGGCTCGGCACGGGGGAGCGGGGGGCTTGCCCGGGCGGACCGGCATGTGAGGCTCGCCCGGTTTCGGGACCGCTCTCCGCGGTGGCACATCGACTACCTCCTCCTCGACTCGGGGTTTACGCTTGCGGCAGTCCTCACCGCCGCCACGGACCGGGACTGCGAGTGCGACCTCGCCCGTGCCGTCGGCGGGAACTCCGTCTCCAGGTTCGGATGCAGCGACTGCGCCTGCCCCTCACACCTCTTCTACCGCCCCGAAGACCCGGTGCCCGAAGTCCTCGATGCGTTCGCAAGGCTGAACCTCGCTGTGCGCATCACAACAATCAAGAATGAAGGGCGCATGCAATAG
- the purE gene encoding 5-(carboxyamino)imidazole ribonucleotide mutase, translated as MVDVAVICGSASDASVAEKVFAVLKEHGVSYDYRVISAHRDPEKLDEYVKGSTARVFIGIAGLSAALPGVIASKTDRPVIGVPVSGKLMGLDALLSIVQMPRGVPVACVGLDNGENAALLAVRILGAGRA; from the coding sequence ATGGTTGATGTCGCGGTGATCTGTGGTTCCGCCTCGGATGCCTCCGTGGCGGAGAAGGTGTTTGCGGTCCTGAAGGAGCACGGCGTATCCTACGATTACCGAGTGATCTCGGCGCACCGTGACCCGGAGAAGTTGGACGAATACGTGAAGGGGAGCACCGCCCGCGTCTTCATCGGGATCGCCGGGCTCTCTGCGGCTCTTCCCGGCGTGATCGCCTCAAAAACAGACCGGCCGGTGATCGGCGTTCCCGTGAGCGGGAAACTGATGGGCCTCGACGCACTCCTCTCGATCGTCCAGATGCCAAGAGGCGTCCCGGTGGCCTGCGTCGGCTTGGATAACGGCGAGAACGCCGCCCTGCTCGCGGTCAGGATCCTCGGCGCGGGACGCGCCTGA
- a CDS encoding MBL fold metallo-hydrolase — protein MPVRWIASGTTYANSFVYGNVLVDAGVLPMAVRPYAETIETIVITHTHYDHIAHVAEIARICGDASVCVHEADVPGLTDDTRSLAMFFGARSPGIVPDIALRDGDHVGSLRVIHTPGHTPGGICLYDAEAKVLFSGDTVFCGGSFGRYDFPGGDRTALAASIGRLAALEVVGLYPGHGEPAPTGGGRHIAAAREALRFHG, from the coding sequence ATGCCAGTCCGGTGGATCGCGAGCGGCACGACCTACGCCAATTCGTTCGTTTACGGGAACGTCCTTGTGGATGCAGGTGTTCTCCCGATGGCCGTACGCCCGTACGCCGAGACGATCGAGACGATCGTCATCACCCATACCCACTACGACCATATCGCCCACGTCGCGGAGATTGCGCGTATCTGCGGCGACGCCTCCGTCTGCGTCCACGAAGCGGACGTACCCGGACTCACCGACGACACCCGGAGCCTCGCCATGTTCTTCGGCGCCCGGTCGCCCGGGATCGTCCCCGACATCGCTCTCAGGGACGGCGACCACGTAGGGAGCCTCCGCGTGATCCATACCCCCGGGCACACTCCGGGCGGGATATGCCTCTATGATGCGGAGGCCAAGGTGCTCTTCTCGGGGGACACAGTCTTTTGCGGCGGGTCCTTCGGGCGCTACGACTTCCCGGGCGGGGACCGCACGGCGCTCGCGGCATCCATCGGCCGCCTTGCGGCGCTGGAAGTCGTCGGTCTCTACCCCGGACACGGCGAGCCCGCCCCCACGGGCGGCGGGAGGCATATCGCAGCCGCCCGCGAGGCGCTCCGGTTTCATGGATAA
- the ribH gene encoding 6,7-dimethyl-8-ribityllumazine synthase, giving the protein MTVKLGFVVAEFNRDITYMMEIEAREHASFLGAEVTETIYVPGAYDMPLAIKKMLAAGEVDAVVTVGCVIEGATQHDEIVVQHAARKIIDLSLEYGKPVSLGISGPGMTRMEATERIDYAKRAVESAVKMVQRLG; this is encoded by the coding sequence ATGACGGTAAAACTTGGATTTGTCGTCGCGGAGTTCAACCGTGACATCACCTACATGATGGAGATCGAGGCGCGGGAGCACGCGAGCTTCCTCGGGGCCGAGGTGACCGAGACGATCTACGTCCCCGGCGCCTACGATATGCCGCTTGCCATCAAGAAGATGCTCGCCGCGGGGGAAGTCGACGCGGTCGTCACCGTCGGGTGCGTCATCGAGGGCGCCACCCAGCACGACGAGATCGTCGTCCAGCATGCGGCGCGTAAGATCATCGACCTCTCGCTTGAGTACGGCAAGCCCGTCTCTCTCGGGATATCCGGGCCTGGGATGACCCGGATGGAAGCGACCGAGCGTATCGACTACGCCAAGCGCGCCGTTGAGTCGGCAGTGAAGATGGTCCAGCGATTGGGATGA
- the cofH gene encoding 5-amino-6-(D-ribitylamino)uracil--L-tyrosine 4-hydroxyphenyl transferase CofH, whose product MPHPLHDLLDDTIAGHRLTEEEAALLLAARGRDVWAIAAAADELRERKVGDTVTYVRNQNIHVTNICKNLCGFCGFGRRADDPGAFCDDLATVQAKARAAVGRDVTEICLLSGVHPDYTLDSYADLISCVREVAPGVDIHTASPDEIAWAAERSGVSTAEVVERLREAGLGTLQGTAAEILVDSVRAVICPNKCDTATWVRVIREAHDLGIRSTATIMYGSYESTEDRARHLGILREIQDDTGGFTEFVPLSFIHEKTALYRAGLARPGATGREDILMVAVARLFLDNFDHIQISWGKVGTKMAQMMLLSGGDDLGGTMFCDDVSLDAGGEGADYLDPGDMRRLTVDLGRTLRQRTTTYEMV is encoded by the coding sequence ATGCCGCATCCACTGCATGACCTGCTCGACGACACGATCGCCGGCCATCGTCTCACCGAGGAGGAGGCCGCCCTCCTCCTCGCGGCCCGCGGCCGCGACGTCTGGGCTATCGCCGCCGCCGCGGACGAGCTCCGGGAGCGGAAGGTCGGGGATACCGTCACCTACGTCCGAAACCAGAACATCCACGTCACCAACATCTGCAAGAATCTCTGCGGGTTCTGCGGATTCGGGCGGCGGGCTGATGACCCCGGAGCGTTCTGCGACGACCTCGCGACCGTGCAGGCGAAGGCCCGGGCGGCGGTGGGCCGGGACGTCACCGAGATCTGCCTCCTCTCGGGGGTGCACCCCGACTACACGCTCGACTCCTACGCAGACCTCATCTCCTGCGTGCGGGAGGTCGCTCCCGGGGTGGATATCCACACCGCAAGCCCGGACGAGATCGCCTGGGCGGCGGAGCGGAGCGGGGTCTCGACCGCGGAGGTCGTCGAGCGGCTCCGCGAGGCCGGCCTCGGGACCCTGCAGGGGACGGCGGCCGAGATCCTGGTGGACAGCGTCCGTGCGGTGATCTGCCCGAACAAGTGCGACACGGCGACCTGGGTCCGGGTCATCCGGGAGGCGCACGACCTCGGGATCCGCTCGACGGCGACGATCATGTACGGCTCCTACGAGTCGACGGAGGACCGGGCCCGGCACCTCGGGATCCTCCGGGAGATCCAGGACGATACCGGGGGGTTCACCGAGTTCGTGCCCCTCTCCTTCATCCACGAGAAGACCGCTCTCTACCGGGCGGGGCTCGCCCGGCCCGGGGCGACCGGGAGGGAGGATATCCTGATGGTCGCGGTCGCCCGGCTCTTCCTCGACAACTTCGACCACATCCAGATCTCCTGGGGAAAGGTGGGGACGAAGATGGCCCAGATGATGCTCCTTTCCGGCGGCGACGACCTCGGGGGGACGATGTTCTGCGACGACGTCTCGCTCGACGCCGGTGGAGAGGGCGCCGACTACCTGGACCCGGGGGATATGCGGCGGTTGACCGTCGACCTCGGGCGGACGCTCCGGCAGCGGACGACGACCTACGAGATGGTGTGA
- a CDS encoding arsenate reductase ArsC, translating to MKQRVLFIGTNNAARTQMAEGYLRARYGDRYEACSAGTAPTALDPRAARVMGEIGAGIAGQRAKDIALFDEKEMDYVVALCSGGVCPMFPWAKETIHADFPDPTKATGTADKVLAAYRRSRDAIAAWIDERFGGK from the coding sequence ATGAAGCAGAGAGTACTTTTCATCGGCACGAACAACGCCGCCCGGACTCAGATGGCTGAAGGATACCTCCGCGCCCGCTACGGCGACCGCTACGAGGCCTGCTCCGCCGGGACCGCTCCCACCGCCCTCGACCCTCGGGCCGCAAGGGTGATGGGCGAGATCGGGGCCGGGATCGCCGGCCAACGGGCGAAAGACATCGCCTTGTTCGACGAAAAAGAGATGGACTACGTGGTCGCGCTCTGTTCCGGCGGCGTCTGCCCGATGTTCCCTTGGGCGAAGGAGACGATCCACGCCGACTTCCCGGACCCGACCAAAGCCACGGGGACCGCCGATAAGGTCCTTGCGGCCTACCGGCGGAGCCGGGACGCAATAGCCGCTTGGATCGACGAGCGGTTCGGCGGAAAGTGA